Proteins encoded by one window of Puntigrus tetrazona isolate hp1 chromosome 25, ASM1883169v1, whole genome shotgun sequence:
- the hyal6 gene encoding hyaluronoglucosaminidase 6 → MALIGFLAAAVCGLLVARADQLKQARSPLLPHRPFVVVWNAPTESCRLRFKVDLDLSVFDIVANHNETLSGPNVTIFYHSHLGYYPYYTSSGVPINGGLPQNQSLSKHLSKARADIDKLIPVKDFHGLGVIDWENWRPQWVRNWGSKDIYRNKSKELIRKLHPGWPQSKVENEAKELFERAGQVFMNSTLSLAESRRPHGLWGFYLFPDCYNYGYKQHPLRYTGECPNIEHVRNDHLMWLWKESTALYPSIYLDYELKSSANTVKFVHYRVKEAMRIASIARNDYTLPVFVYSRPFYAYTFVVLSESDLVHTIGESAALGADGVVLWGSSEYARSQRNCLTVKKYIDGPLGHYVINVTSAAKLCSKALCKKNGKCVRKSLDSGAYLHLNPRFFNIRLNHGIRGPRFHVSGHLDSQDILDMKHKFTCQCYQGWTGIYCEMPQITESVPSHLRQLLLLLSLHFSCLSVIMFLGLCLIIKCLIL, encoded by the exons ATGGCGCTGATTGGCTTCCTGGCGGCGGCAGTGTGTGGATTACTGGTGGCTCGGGCAGATCAGCTGAAGCAGGCCCGAAGCCCTTTGTTGCCCCATCGTCCGTTTGTGGTGGTGTGGAACGCTCCTACTGAATCCTGCCGTCTTCGATTCAAG GTGGATTTGGACCTCAGTGTCTTCGACATTGTTGCAAACCACAACGAGACCTTGAGCGGACCCAACGTGACCATCTTTTACCACAGTCACCTGGGATACTATCCTTACTACACCAGCTCTGGGGTCCCCATCAATGGTGGCCTTCCTCAGAACCAAAGCCTGAGCAAGCACCTCAGCAAAGCTCGAGCCGACATTGACAAGCTCATACCCGTCAAGGACTTTCACGGGCTTGGTGTCATCGATTGGGAAAACTGGCGACCGCAGTGGGTTCGCAACTGGGGCTCGAAAGACATCTACCGGAACAAATCCAAGGAGCTTATAAGGAAACTGCATCCTGGTTGGCCGCAAAGCAAGGTGGAGAATGAAGCAAAGGAGCTCTTTGAGAGAGCCGGACAAGTATTCATGAACTCAACATTGAGTCTGGCCGAGAGCCGAAGACCGCATGGCCTTTGGGGGTTTTATCTGTTTCCTGATTGTTACAACTATGGCTATAAGCAGCATCCTTTGCGTTACACTGGAGAGTGTCCTAATATTGAGCATGTGCGCAATGATCACCTGATGTGGCTGTGGAAGGAGAGTACGGCTCTCTATCCTTCCATCTACCTTGACTATGAGCTCAAGTCTTCAGCTAATACTGTTAAATTCGTGCATTACCGTGTCAAGGAGGCCATGCGGATTGCCTCGATTGCCAGGAATGACTATACCCTTCCTGTTTTTGTCTATTCCAGGCCCTTCTATGCATACACATTTGTTGTCCTATCAGAG AGTGACCTGGTCCACACTATAGGAGAGAGCGCAGCCCTGGGGGCCGATGGGGTGGTCTTGTGGGGCTCCTCCGAATACGCAAGATCCCAG AgaaactgcttgacagtgaagaAGTACATTGACGGTCCACTGGGTCACTATGTGATTAATGTGACTTCAGCTGCTAAGCTGTGCAGCAAGGCCTTGTGCAAGAAGAACGGCAAATGTGTCCGTAAGAGCCTGGACTCCGGGGCCTACCTGCACCTCAACCCTCGCTTCTTCAACATTCGACTCAACCACGGCATCCGAGGACCACGCTTCCACGTCAGCGGCCACCTCGACAGCCAAGACATCCTGGACATGAAGCACAAGTTCACCTGTCAGTGTTACCAGGGCTGGACGGGCATCTACTGTGAGATGCCCCAGATAACAGAGTCTGTCCCGTCCCACCTGAGACAACTGTTGCTGCTCCTGTCCCTTCACTTctcctgtctgtcagtcatcATGTTCTTGGGTCTGTGTCTCATTATTAAGTGTCTCATACTGTAA
- the LOC122331189 gene encoding hyaluronidase-4, with translation MPGVPCGALQHHTVPVACAIICSWLLILVHSAFCQKPAKLPLVGRKPFLAAWNAPLDMCMLKYNINVSLDLFQISGSPRAVHTGQNVTIFYANRLGYYPFYNEQGVPINGGLPQNSSLEAHLHKARKDITHFIPSEDFRGLAVIDWEFWRPQWDRNWNKKYIYRQRSSELIAQAYLNVTDKQVEELARLRFEKSAKEFMQGTLKLGTHTRPHGLWGFYLYPDCHNYNVHAHDYNGTCPQQESKRNDQLFWLWNSSTALFPALAIRKGHMDSIRNLHFSQNRVLESLRLASLTSQPYELPTYVYTRLGYRDEAMTFLSQKDLMHTIGESAALGAAGFVIWGDLNLTSSRHNCSKVKAFLNHRLGQYITNVTRAAEICSDLLCQLNGRCVRRDPQAPHYLHLSRGSYRILSNRNGTFTVNVTGQQSKNERQMLAEKFRCHCYQGYEGERCDSIEPEETEEDNMIKEDVEEDEGKRKPEVDKDIQDSAAPLQNTFILTLLLFLLNFSCM, from the exons ATGCCCGGTGTGCCCTGCGGGGCCTTGCAACACCACACTGTGCCCGTAGCCTGTGCCATCATCTGTTCCTGGCTGTTGATCCTGGTCCATTCCGCCTTTTGCCAGAAACCTGCAAAGCTGCCTCTGGTGGGCCGCAAGCCTTTCCTGGCAGCCTGGAATGCTCCACTGGATATGTGTATGTTGAAGTACAATATCAACGTCAGCCTCGATCTTTTCCAAATCAGCGGTAGTCCACGAGCTGTCCACACAGGCCAAAATGTCACCATCTTCTATGCCAACCGCCTGGGTTACTACCCTTTCTACAATGAGCAAGGGGTTCCCATCAACGGAGGCCTACCTCAGAACAGCAGCCTTGAAGCACATCTTCACAAAGCCCGAAAAGACATAACACATTTCATCCCTTCGGAAGACTTCCGTGGCCTGGCTGTGATCGACTGGGAGTTCTGGCGGCCTCAGTGGGACCGTAACTGgaacaaaaagtacatttaccGACAGCGCTCAAGCGAGCTGATTGCACAGGCCTACCTTAATGTGACCGACAAACAGGTGGAAGAACTGGCACGCTTGCGCTTTGAGAAAAGCGCCAAGGAGTTCATGCAGGGCACGCTGAAGCTCGGCACACATACTCGTCCGCACGGACTCTGGGGTTTCTATCTCTACCCTGACTGTCACAATTACAATGTACATGCACACGACTACAACGGCACATGCCCCCAACAGGAGAGCAAACGGAATGACCAGCTGTTTTGGTTGTGGAACAGCAGCACTGCCCTCTTCCCAGCCCTCGCTATTCGTAAAGGCCACATGGACAGCATTCGCAACCTGCACTTCTCACAGAACAGGGTACTGGAGTCGCTGCGACTGGCCTCCCTTACCTCACAGCCCTATGAGCTGcctacatatgtatacacacgcTTGGGGTATAGAGATGAGGCAATGACATTTCTGAGCCAG AAAGACTTGATGCATACAATAGGAGAAAGCGCTGCTTTGGGTGCTGCAGGATTTGTCATTTGGGGGGATCTTAACCTCACTTCTTCAAGG CACAACTGTTCCAAAGTAAAGGCATTTCTGAACCATAGACTGGGCCAGTACATCACTAACGTTACCCGGGCAGCAGAAATCTGTAGCGATTTACTGTGTCAGTTGAATGGGCGATGTGTCCGTAGAGACCCACAGGCACCACACTACCTGCACCTGAGCCGCGGCAGCTATCGGATCCTGTCCAATCGAAACGGCACCTTCACCGTGAACGTCACCGGACAGCAATCTAAGAACGAGCGCCAGATGCTGGCCGAAAAGTTCCGCTGTCACTGTTATCAGGGGTATGAAGGAGAGCGCTGTGATAGCATAGAGCCGGAGGAGACAGAGGAGGATAACATGATCAAAGAGGATG